One Pyrofollis japonicus DNA window includes the following coding sequences:
- a CDS encoding GNAT family N-acetyltransferase: MRLEEPSKGDEHRLLAFFESLSRETVLMRFLRPIRHFGPEVRRILDRSTTPVAVVTSLPDGKVIGSGEVYKITPSEGELAIVVHDAYQRRGLGSLIMYTLFLESAKKGIRKIHAYTHETNIPMKRLAKKFGGRLAGRIEEDMYDFVFDTEEALKIGEKVLAEKGIVVKTVEQAAEATAA; the protein is encoded by the coding sequence GTGAGGCTCGAGGAGCCTTCAAAGGGCGACGAGCACCGCCTTCTTGCATTCTTTGAGAGCCTTTCTAGAGAAACAGTTCTAATGAGGTTTCTCAGACCAATACGCCACTTCGGCCCAGAGGTTAGGAGGATACTTGATAGAAGCACTACCCCGGTTGCCGTCGTGACGTCGCTCCCAGATGGAAAGGTGATAGGCTCGGGCGAGGTCTATAAGATAACTCCAAGTGAGGGAGAACTTGCAATAGTTGTTCATGACGCGTATCAGAGGCGTGGATTGGGCTCGCTCATAATGTACACGTTGTTTCTCGAATCCGCTAAGAAGGGTATACGGAAGATACACGCATACACGCATGAAACAAATATACCTATGAAGAGGCTTGCAAAGAAGTTTGGCGGCCGATTAGCAGGGAGAATAGAAGAAGATATGTACGACTTTGTCTTTGATACTGAAGAGGCGCTGAAGATAGGCGAAAAAGTGCTCGCAGAGAAGGGTATAGTAGTCAAGACTGTAGAACAAGCGGCTGAGGCTACTGCTGCTTAG